In a single window of the Natronosalvus caseinilyticus genome:
- a CDS encoding ABC transporter ATP-binding protein — MAELTLQDVTKVYDDTDGEITAVDSVSLTVEDGEFLVLVGPSGCGKSTTLRMIAGLETVTDGAINIDDRTVHRLAPSERNVAMVFQSYALYKRMTARQNMGYGLKHSTNMAADERANRVEETAALLDIEELLEDKPEAMSGGQKQRVALGRALVRDPDVFLLDEPLSNLDAKLRSHMRTELQRIQADLDVTAVYVTHDQTEAMTMADRIAIMDDGVLQQVDPPEVAYEHPVNEFVASFLGSPAMNVFDVIVRAEGDHYAFDLEGTTLGRVPQESVEDDLEGRTIRFGVRPEDLTLDAGGEDENETGSHFLATVSVTEYQGNDNFVYLDVDGRSMTARVRPSVYPETGDEIEVAIAPADIYLFDPDTTASIKTRGFGETRSDTQPLTRK; from the coding sequence ATGGCTGAACTCACACTACAGGACGTTACGAAAGTCTACGACGATACAGACGGCGAAATCACGGCGGTCGACTCCGTCTCACTAACCGTCGAAGACGGAGAATTTCTCGTTCTCGTCGGCCCATCGGGGTGCGGGAAGTCGACCACACTCCGGATGATCGCGGGCCTCGAGACGGTAACCGATGGCGCGATCAACATCGACGACCGGACGGTTCACCGACTCGCACCGAGCGAGCGAAACGTGGCGATGGTGTTTCAGAGCTATGCGCTGTACAAGCGCATGACGGCCCGTCAGAACATGGGCTACGGACTCAAGCACTCGACCAACATGGCCGCCGACGAGCGAGCAAATCGGGTCGAAGAGACCGCCGCCCTCCTCGACATCGAGGAGTTGCTCGAGGACAAACCCGAGGCGATGAGCGGCGGGCAAAAACAGCGGGTCGCACTCGGGCGGGCACTCGTTCGAGATCCGGACGTATTCCTGCTCGACGAGCCGCTCTCGAACCTCGACGCCAAACTTCGATCGCACATGCGTACCGAGCTCCAGCGGATTCAGGCCGATCTCGACGTGACCGCGGTGTACGTGACTCACGATCAGACCGAGGCGATGACGATGGCGGATCGCATCGCCATCATGGACGACGGCGTCCTCCAGCAGGTCGATCCACCGGAGGTCGCCTACGAACATCCCGTCAACGAGTTCGTCGCGAGCTTCCTCGGGAGTCCGGCGATGAACGTCTTCGACGTGATCGTCCGCGCCGAAGGCGATCACTACGCGTTCGACCTCGAGGGGACGACGCTCGGCCGCGTTCCCCAGGAGTCCGTCGAAGACGATCTCGAGGGACGGACGATCCGGTTTGGGGTTCGACCCGAGGACCTCACTCTCGACGCTGGGGGCGAAGACGAAAACGAAACCGGGAGCCACTTCCTGGCCACCGTTTCGGTTACCGAATACCAGGGTAACGACAACTTCGTCTACCTCGACGTCGACGGTCGTTCGATGACGGCTCGCGTCAGGCCTTCGGTCTACCCGGAGACTGGCGACGAAATCGAAGTTGCCATCGCTCCAGCCGACATTTATCTGTTCGATCCAGACACGACGGCATCGATCAAGACCCGCGGTTTCGGCGAAACACGCAGCGACACCCAACCGCTCACCCGCAAGTAA
- a CDS encoding MGH1-like glycoside hydrolase domain-containing protein: MIPQDCALTVRNGVVCVVGPDGDVRTQPDESGVYANDTQYLRQFSVRVTDRTAPGRGWDRLERRAGPGGVTTVLMGAAPGDGRGDAREFVLKKRLSIEEATVVLETTVRNHALEERVLDLEFEIGSAFRHVFECPGFFSPREPVDREIFATASEHEETVAIVGTSPDGTSRRAAIIVEGCRLERVDSAGEGARATFERTIDLAAGENRTVVATATLRPMRGEPIPVPEFDLSPVTSLEVPTAPPASKTDPSPASLTNAPLEQVLEAAEATLQVLMLPEGVPAAGAPRFVAPFGRDALLVGFQTLPFAPELTERILEYLAEQQASTTDTDTRAEPGKIPHEGRLGDRPALGRSIRRPYYGTVDATPLFAALVAAYAESSESPVSDDLYAAAVEAVEWTISAGDEDGLLWYEPHDHEYGLTHLGWKDSARAIAHPDGTAATPPIALTEVQGYAYRALRGVARLASTRDDEARSASLEERAGNLQSAFDEAFWLPGADSYALALDAGGPVEAVASNQGHALWSGIVPAERAESVIDRLLEPDMLADAGVRTYSSSHPAFDPLSYHRGSVWPHDSSLAALGCARYGRADAVDELVDRGLGALSSGLKASPDRWGFPELLVGLDEPAVDAGRARHPDSCEPAAWSAGSAFGFTQAALIADGVISAQPIERTVDSESDPDVDGDTHPEVTIDG; this comes from the coding sequence ATGATCCCCCAGGACTGTGCACTGACGGTTCGAAACGGCGTGGTCTGCGTCGTCGGTCCCGACGGAGACGTGCGAACCCAGCCTGATGAGTCGGGGGTCTACGCGAACGATACCCAGTACCTCCGGCAGTTCAGCGTTCGAGTAACCGACCGAACCGCTCCCGGACGAGGCTGGGATCGGCTGGAGCGACGCGCTGGACCCGGAGGCGTCACCACCGTTCTGATGGGTGCCGCCCCTGGGGACGGACGTGGGGACGCTCGTGAGTTCGTGCTGAAAAAGCGCCTCTCGATCGAGGAGGCTACGGTCGTCCTCGAGACGACGGTTCGAAACCACGCCCTCGAAGAGCGGGTGCTCGACCTCGAGTTCGAAATCGGTAGCGCGTTCCGACACGTCTTCGAGTGTCCTGGGTTCTTTTCGCCGCGTGAGCCGGTCGACCGGGAGATTTTCGCGACCGCCTCCGAACACGAAGAGACGGTAGCCATCGTTGGTACCTCGCCCGATGGGACCTCTCGCAGGGCGGCGATTATCGTCGAGGGATGCCGTCTCGAACGCGTCGATTCTGCCGGCGAGGGCGCTCGAGCCACGTTCGAGCGGACGATCGATCTGGCGGCCGGCGAGAACCGAACGGTCGTCGCCACCGCGACGCTACGACCGATGCGTGGCGAACCGATTCCTGTTCCCGAGTTCGACCTGTCCCCTGTGACGTCCCTCGAGGTCCCGACCGCGCCCCCGGCGTCGAAGACGGATCCGAGTCCAGCGTCCCTTACGAACGCGCCCCTCGAGCAGGTTCTCGAGGCCGCTGAAGCCACCCTGCAGGTGTTGATGCTCCCCGAGGGCGTCCCTGCTGCGGGTGCCCCACGTTTCGTCGCCCCGTTCGGACGCGATGCCCTCCTCGTCGGGTTTCAGACGCTGCCGTTCGCACCCGAGCTGACCGAACGAATCCTCGAGTACCTTGCCGAGCAACAGGCGTCGACGACCGACACCGACACCCGCGCAGAACCCGGAAAGATACCTCACGAGGGGCGTCTCGGGGACCGTCCGGCGCTCGGTCGATCGATCCGCAGGCCGTACTACGGAACGGTGGACGCGACGCCGCTGTTCGCCGCGCTCGTCGCTGCCTACGCGGAATCCAGCGAATCCCCGGTCTCGGACGACCTGTACGCCGCCGCCGTCGAGGCCGTCGAGTGGACGATTTCGGCGGGCGACGAAGACGGACTTCTCTGGTACGAGCCCCACGATCACGAGTACGGGCTCACCCACCTCGGCTGGAAGGACAGCGCTCGAGCGATCGCTCATCCCGACGGCACCGCGGCGACGCCACCGATCGCGCTGACGGAGGTACAGGGATACGCCTACCGGGCGCTTCGCGGCGTCGCCCGTCTCGCCAGTACACGCGACGACGAGGCCCGTTCGGCCTCGCTCGAGGAACGAGCCGGCAACCTGCAGAGCGCGTTCGACGAGGCGTTCTGGCTCCCCGGGGCAGACAGTTATGCCCTGGCGCTCGACGCCGGCGGACCGGTCGAGGCGGTCGCCTCCAACCAGGGCCACGCCCTGTGGTCGGGAATCGTCCCGGCCGAACGGGCAGAGAGCGTGATCGATCGACTGCTCGAGCCGGACATGCTGGCCGACGCCGGCGTCCGAACGTACTCGTCCTCGCACCCGGCGTTCGATCCACTCTCCTACCATCGTGGGAGCGTCTGGCCCCACGATTCCAGCCTCGCCGCGCTCGGGTGTGCGCGGTACGGCCGCGCGGACGCCGTGGACGAACTCGTCGACCGCGGACTGGGTGCGCTCTCGAGCGGCCTCAAGGCCAGTCCCGATCGGTGGGGCTTTCCCGAATTGCTCGTCGGCCTAGACGAGCCCGCCGTGGACGCCGGACGCGCTCGCCACCCAGATTCGTGCGAGCCAGCGGCCTGGAGCGCCGGAAGCGCGTTCGGCTTCACGCAGGCGGCGTTGATCGCTGATGGCGTGATTTCAGCGCAACCGATCGAGCGAACCGTGGACTCCGAGTCGGATCCAGACGTTGACGGCGACACCCACCCGGAGGTGACTATCGATGGCTGA
- a CDS encoding ABC transporter ATP-binding protein — translation MAEHTLSESETETTSLGTDAFSEIRLDGVTKHFGDLLAVDDLNLTIRDGEFLVLLGPSGCGKSTTLRMIAGLEIPSEGTIEIGEQDVTETLPQKRDLSMVFQSYALYPHKTVRGNLEFPLEKLDLEDDEMEARIRRTAELLEIDDLLDNKPGQLSGGQRQRVALGRTIVREPKAFLMDEPLSNLDAKLRVQTRTELRRLQQQLGTTTIYVTHDQEEAMSLADRIAVMNDGRLQQVGTPKEVYENPVNEFVAGFLGEPSMNFLEPEQLKSISGENSLSGAATIGVRPEDVTVAEEDGHRHRQGDEQMQSHHSGQTYQLEGETLVVEPLGNAYEIEFDCDGTVVTARLRHRPETTEPGSAATLQFSADAIHRFGPEGEVIDE, via the coding sequence ATGGCAGAGCACACACTCTCCGAGTCCGAGACGGAAACGACCAGCCTCGGAACCGACGCCTTCTCCGAAATTCGTCTCGACGGCGTCACCAAGCACTTCGGCGACCTGCTGGCCGTCGACGACCTTAACCTGACGATTCGGGACGGCGAGTTCCTCGTCTTGCTCGGCCCTTCGGGTTGTGGCAAATCGACCACTCTCAGAATGATCGCCGGCCTCGAGATCCCCTCCGAAGGAACCATCGAAATCGGAGAGCAGGACGTTACCGAAACGCTTCCCCAGAAGCGGGATCTCTCGATGGTCTTCCAGAGCTACGCGCTGTACCCGCACAAAACCGTCAGAGGCAACCTCGAGTTCCCGCTCGAGAAGCTGGATCTCGAGGACGATGAAATGGAGGCGCGAATCCGGCGAACCGCCGAATTGCTCGAGATCGACGACCTGCTTGACAACAAACCGGGTCAGTTGAGCGGCGGGCAACGCCAGCGGGTCGCACTTGGACGGACCATCGTCCGCGAGCCGAAGGCGTTCCTGATGGACGAACCGCTGTCGAACCTCGACGCGAAACTTCGCGTCCAGACGCGAACCGAACTGCGTCGCCTCCAGCAACAACTGGGAACGACGACGATCTACGTCACCCACGATCAGGAGGAGGCGATGAGTCTGGCCGACCGCATCGCGGTGATGAACGACGGTCGCCTCCAGCAGGTTGGCACACCAAAGGAGGTCTACGAGAATCCCGTCAACGAGTTCGTCGCGGGATTCCTGGGGGAGCCGTCGATGAACTTCCTCGAGCCCGAACAATTGAAATCGATTAGCGGCGAGAACTCGCTCTCTGGGGCGGCGACGATCGGCGTCCGTCCCGAAGACGTCACCGTCGCCGAAGAAGACGGCCACCGACACCGACAGGGAGATGAACAAATGCAGTCACACCACTCGGGGCAGACCTACCAGCTGGAAGGCGAGACGCTCGTCGTCGAGCCTCTCGGAAACGCGTACGAGATCGAGTTCGACTGTGACGGAACGGTCGTCACCGCTCGCTTGCGCCACCGGCCCGAGACGACCGAGCCGGGATCGGCGGCGACCCTGCAGTTCTCCGCCGACGCGATTCACCGGTTCGGGCCGGAGGGGGAGGTGATCGACGAATGA
- a CDS encoding carbohydrate ABC transporter permease, whose amino-acid sequence MSTKQSTYRHVVDSFKNALGVGEATIETSLFERVVFYLAMGLTLLVTLFPFYYMTVASLLPESTLYTLPPTLIPTEITFEHYRTVFGPETFPFITYFKNSFIVSVVTAGASVVIATFGAYSFARLDYRGRGIFSRGVLMVYMFSGILLVVPMFQVIVWLGFVDSLASLFITYLVQTLPVSLYMLGNYFRSIPEEIEEAAIMDGYSRLEVIFKITLPLSAPAIVAVFFFTFMIAWNEYLFASIFLQSQSVFTLPIGIEALSSSFRQVWGQIMAASLLTSIPLIVMFTYLEKFMVEGLTFGAVEG is encoded by the coding sequence ATGAGTACGAAGCAATCCACCTACCGACACGTCGTCGACTCGTTCAAGAACGCACTCGGCGTCGGGGAGGCGACCATCGAGACGTCGCTCTTCGAACGGGTCGTATTCTATCTCGCGATGGGCTTGACCTTGCTCGTGACGCTCTTTCCGTTCTACTACATGACCGTCGCGAGCCTCTTGCCCGAATCGACCCTCTACACGCTGCCACCGACTCTCATCCCGACCGAAATCACGTTCGAGCACTATCGAACAGTATTCGGGCCCGAGACGTTCCCGTTCATCACGTACTTCAAGAACAGCTTCATCGTCTCGGTGGTCACCGCCGGAGCGTCAGTAGTCATCGCCACCTTCGGCGCCTACAGCTTCGCCCGCCTGGACTACCGCGGCCGGGGAATCTTTTCCCGCGGCGTCCTCATGGTCTACATGTTCTCGGGCATTCTACTCGTCGTCCCGATGTTTCAGGTGATCGTTTGGCTCGGCTTCGTCGACTCGCTGGCGAGCCTGTTCATCACGTATCTCGTCCAGACGCTACCCGTCTCACTGTACATGCTCGGCAACTATTTCCGGTCGATTCCGGAGGAGATCGAGGAAGCCGCTATCATGGACGGCTACTCCCGTCTCGAGGTAATCTTCAAGATCACGCTGCCGCTGTCGGCGCCGGCGATCGTGGCCGTGTTCTTCTTCACGTTCATGATCGCGTGGAACGAGTACCTGTTCGCCAGCATCTTCCTGCAGTCCCAGAGCGTGTTCACTCTGCCGATCGGGATCGAGGCACTGTCCTCGAGCTTCCGTCAGGTCTGGGGCCAGATCATGGCGGCGTCGTTGCTGACGAGCATTCCGCTGATCGTGATGTTCACCTATCTCGAGAAATTCATGGTCGAAGGGCTCACCTTCGGGGCGGTGGAGGGATAG
- a CDS encoding carbohydrate ABC transporter permease: MAILTRSGDRTIEEKEALLGYALIAPALVLIAAVILYPVLYNVYLSFTIVPLNPNESPQWIGLEHYSTLLGSSQFWGALWTTVVFTFFSTTLATLGGLGTALLFNRAFRGRRYVRGLVLLPYVAPLISVAFVWRFMLDPLYGIVPYIGSDLLGLYDGNVDLLSNGDTALWSVVFIDAWRYFPFAFLMLIARVQAIPSDMYEAAKIDGASKFAQFKDITLPELKYILATVFLLRWIWNFNKFADIWLLTRRVETLPIYAYKVAFANYQHGQAAAISMVLFLALIVFVLGYVAWALDW, translated from the coding sequence ATGGCCATACTCACCCGTAGCGGTGATCGGACGATCGAGGAGAAGGAGGCGCTCCTGGGTTACGCGCTGATTGCCCCCGCCCTGGTATTGATCGCGGCGGTTATCCTCTACCCGGTCCTGTACAACGTCTATCTCAGTTTCACGATTGTCCCGCTCAACCCCAACGAGTCTCCCCAGTGGATCGGCCTCGAGCACTACTCCACCCTGCTCGGGAGCAGTCAGTTCTGGGGCGCGTTGTGGACGACGGTCGTATTCACGTTCTTCAGCACGACGCTGGCGACCCTCGGGGGTCTCGGAACCGCACTTCTGTTCAATCGTGCGTTTCGTGGTCGACGGTACGTGCGCGGACTCGTGTTGCTACCCTACGTCGCACCCCTGATCTCGGTCGCGTTCGTCTGGCGGTTCATGCTCGACCCGCTGTACGGAATCGTCCCCTACATCGGGAGCGACCTCCTGGGGCTCTACGACGGCAACGTCGATCTGTTGAGCAACGGCGACACCGCGCTCTGGTCCGTCGTGTTCATCGACGCGTGGCGGTACTTCCCCTTCGCGTTCCTGATGTTGATCGCTCGCGTGCAGGCGATACCGAGCGACATGTATGAGGCAGCGAAGATCGACGGGGCCTCGAAATTTGCCCAGTTCAAGGACATCACGTTGCCGGAACTCAAGTACATCCTCGCGACGGTGTTCTTGCTTCGGTGGATCTGGAACTTTAACAAGTTCGCGGACATATGGTTGTTGACCCGCCGGGTCGAGACCCTCCCGATCTACGCGTACAAGGTGGCGTTCGCAAACTACCAGCACGGACAGGCGGCGGCGATCTCGATGGTGCTGTTTCTGGCGTTGATCGTGTTCGTGCTCGGGTACGTCGCGTGGGCACTAGACTGGTGA
- a CDS encoding ABC transporter substrate-binding protein gives MTDRELGFDRRAVLQGIGVTAAAGATAGCLSTITGGDDGTNETTFWTTNVEQDRQEVLQKLIDSYDGGEIDMVPVEEGDLPTQISSAQASDTLPAFGEWGLDPMQNLGSEGLLSSDTAESIVDEIGRDDFYEGALSLATSADGDLLAVPAHGWVQGFWYRQSAFDDAGLDAPTTWDAILEAAETLHDPDNDEYGVVVGSDETPFARQCFTPYARSNGARVFNADGEIVFDSDEMVEALEFYGSLAEYSPPGADTFDTANNTYLNDQCHLIMYSSYIMGDISSNADGLAEDTSFAPYIEHERRSSFGQLVMFNVLDTASDTETETAQGFVEHVLTGEEYVDFLHMAPGGMNPVLQSTAESDAYRDNETLQEWGQETLGNISGAFDNIERFGYVDGQMIPEFGDITSRTLVAKAVRRVSEGEDAQTVADEVAEEMRDVIN, from the coding sequence ATGACAGACCGAGAACTCGGGTTCGATCGGCGAGCGGTACTGCAGGGGATCGGGGTAACGGCAGCCGCCGGAGCGACTGCAGGGTGTCTGAGTACCATCACGGGGGGTGACGACGGAACCAACGAAACCACGTTCTGGACGACGAACGTCGAGCAGGATCGACAGGAAGTCCTGCAGAAGCTGATCGATAGCTACGACGGCGGAGAGATCGACATGGTCCCGGTCGAGGAAGGCGACCTCCCCACGCAGATTTCGTCGGCACAGGCATCGGACACCTTGCCGGCGTTCGGGGAGTGGGGGCTGGACCCGATGCAGAACCTCGGAAGCGAGGGACTCCTCTCGAGCGACACGGCGGAGTCGATCGTCGACGAAATTGGCCGAGACGACTTTTACGAGGGCGCACTATCGCTTGCGACGTCCGCCGACGGCGACCTGCTGGCGGTTCCGGCTCACGGTTGGGTGCAGGGATTCTGGTACCGACAGAGTGCGTTCGACGACGCCGGACTCGACGCCCCTACGACGTGGGACGCCATCCTCGAGGCCGCGGAGACGCTCCACGATCCGGACAACGACGAGTACGGGGTCGTCGTCGGCTCCGACGAGACGCCGTTCGCCCGGCAGTGTTTCACGCCTTACGCCCGGTCGAACGGGGCTCGCGTATTCAACGCCGACGGCGAAATCGTCTTCGACAGCGACGAGATGGTCGAAGCGCTCGAGTTCTACGGTTCACTCGCCGAATATAGCCCACCGGGGGCCGATACCTTCGACACGGCGAATAACACGTATCTCAACGACCAGTGTCACCTCATCATGTACTCCTCGTACATCATGGGCGACATCTCCAGCAACGCGGACGGACTGGCAGAGGACACCTCCTTCGCACCGTACATCGAGCATGAGCGGCGCAGTTCGTTCGGTCAGCTCGTCATGTTCAACGTACTCGACACCGCCAGCGACACCGAGACGGAGACCGCACAGGGCTTCGTTGAGCACGTTCTCACTGGCGAGGAATACGTCGACTTCCTTCACATGGCGCCCGGGGGTATGAACCCAGTACTCCAGTCGACGGCCGAAAGCGACGCGTACCGCGATAACGAGACGCTTCAGGAGTGGGGGCAAGAGACCCTCGGAAACATCTCGGGCGCGTTCGACAACATCGAACGCTTCGGCTACGTCGACGGCCAGATGATCCCCGAATTCGGGGACATCACCAGCCGCACGCTCGTCGCTAAAGCGGTCAGACGAGTGTCCGAAGGAGAAGACGCCCAGACCGTCGCGGACGAAGTTGCCGAGGAGATGCGCGACGTGATCAACTAA
- a CDS encoding TrmB family transcriptional regulator encodes MNEDDLRSGLQEAGLSQYEADAYLAILERGTAPAVKIAEQAGVPKSRIYDVLRDLERDNYIETFEQDSALTAQPRDPADVMADLEERAKTLSTTAKAIEERWEQPEISDHKISIVKRFDSVIEQFQIAAEAATNRIQIAVSPSQLEAVRPSLEDAVERGVFVKLCIATGFEEPHVVEEIDFESVATEARHRTLPAPFTALVDRTHTFFSSQSHPSDQYGIIIDDFTLSYVFHWYFQSALWGTWQPVYAPAAGTKREYVDVRECVQDIAPIVNAGTAIPATVRGFDTQTGENVSLSGEITEIISAGRPDEDGALTLTQLAGQATLVLESDGLEYGIGGRGATLEDIEATRVVIDPPESIDGDVGGET; translated from the coding sequence ATGAACGAAGACGACCTTCGATCCGGGCTTCAGGAAGCCGGCCTCTCCCAGTACGAGGCCGATGCCTACCTCGCAATTCTCGAGCGCGGTACCGCACCAGCGGTCAAGATTGCCGAGCAGGCAGGGGTACCGAAATCAAGGATTTATGACGTACTCAGGGATCTCGAGCGGGACAACTACATCGAAACCTTCGAGCAGGACTCGGCGCTAACAGCCCAGCCGCGCGATCCCGCGGACGTGATGGCCGATCTCGAGGAGCGAGCGAAGACGCTCTCGACGACCGCGAAGGCGATCGAAGAGCGCTGGGAACAGCCGGAGATCAGCGATCACAAAATCTCGATCGTCAAGCGCTTCGACTCGGTCATCGAGCAGTTCCAGATAGCAGCCGAAGCAGCGACCAATCGAATCCAGATCGCCGTCTCACCGTCGCAACTCGAGGCGGTCCGCCCGTCACTCGAGGACGCCGTCGAGCGCGGCGTCTTCGTGAAACTCTGTATCGCCACCGGGTTCGAGGAGCCCCACGTCGTCGAGGAGATTGACTTCGAGAGCGTGGCGACCGAGGCTCGACACCGGACGTTGCCGGCGCCGTTTACCGCGCTCGTCGATCGGACCCACACGTTCTTTTCGTCTCAGTCGCACCCGAGTGACCAGTACGGAATTATCATCGACGACTTCACGCTATCGTACGTGTTCCACTGGTACTTCCAGAGCGCACTCTGGGGAACGTGGCAACCAGTCTACGCCCCCGCTGCGGGCACCAAACGGGAATACGTCGACGTGCGCGAATGTGTCCAGGACATCGCGCCGATCGTCAATGCTGGCACTGCGATACCGGCTACCGTTCGTGGGTTCGACACACAGACGGGCGAGAACGTAAGCCTCTCCGGGGAGATCACGGAGATTATCTCCGCAGGACGGCCCGACGAGGACGGGGCGCTGACGCTGACGCAACTGGCCGGACAGGCGACCCTCGTCCTCGAATCCGACGGTCTCGAGTACGGCATCGGCGGGCGAGGGGCGACCCTCGAGGACATCGAAGCGACGCGTGTGGTCATCGACCCACCCGAATCGATCGATGGCGACGTGGGGGGTGAGACCTGA
- a CDS encoding sugar phosphate isomerase/epimerase family protein → MRFGLNQSGFPADDLETTCEILSAAGYDGIEPNLERGGPLTTDAGRREVAATIADYGLEVPAISTIEHWEYPLSSSEDERREVGMELAKNMIDAAVALDAENVLIVPAVIEDGREYDLGYDQAVESVRELAGYAEARDVTLALENVQNNFLPSPTEFEAFLEEVSEAGPVAAYFDVGNALRSGLPSRWLATLQGQISRIHVKDWLVDNHRVTYPPQGDVDWERVRETLSEIEYDGWITAEVPAYPSFPERMPVDVLETMRFLFGDGGERA, encoded by the coding sequence ATGCGCTTCGGCCTCAACCAGAGCGGGTTCCCCGCGGACGATCTCGAAACGACCTGCGAGATCCTCTCAGCAGCGGGGTACGACGGCATCGAGCCGAACCTCGAGCGCGGCGGCCCGCTAACGACCGACGCCGGCCGGCGCGAGGTCGCAGCGACGATCGCGGACTATGGCCTCGAGGTGCCGGCAATTTCGACGATCGAGCACTGGGAGTACCCCCTTTCGAGTTCGGAGGACGAACGCCGCGAGGTCGGCATGGAACTCGCCAAAAACATGATCGATGCCGCCGTCGCACTCGACGCCGAGAACGTGCTGATCGTCCCCGCCGTGATCGAGGACGGGCGCGAGTACGATCTCGGATACGACCAGGCGGTCGAGTCGGTCCGTGAACTGGCTGGATACGCCGAAGCACGGGACGTCACCCTGGCTCTCGAAAACGTCCAGAATAACTTTCTCCCGTCTCCCACCGAATTCGAAGCGTTCCTCGAGGAGGTTTCGGAAGCAGGACCCGTCGCGGCCTACTTCGACGTCGGAAACGCGCTCCGCTCGGGACTTCCGAGTCGCTGGCTGGCGACACTCCAGGGCCAAATTTCCAGAATCCACGTCAAGGACTGGCTGGTCGACAACCATCGTGTGACCTATCCACCACAAGGCGACGTCGACTGGGAGCGTGTTCGCGAGACGCTCTCGGAAATCGAGTACGACGGCTGGATCACCGCAGAGGTGCCGGCGTATCCGTCGTTCCCCGAGCGAATGCCTGTAGACGTGCTGGAGACGATGCGATTTCTCTTCGGAGACGGGGGTGAGCGGGCGTGA
- a CDS encoding NAD(P)-dependent oxidoreductase — protein sequence MTRSIVVGPLFEDVWPLAADHLRTLWTERGPVDYYRLEETPDRLTAVLDEPGSITEIAALGVPVTDADIEALSGLESAFVMTDSMYAVDESVHDRLRERGVTVLDHTNEGFWAQSVAEFGIGLTIDALRQIPQKHSRMIESHDPWDLDQLDNDVPGANGHQFADDPRFTNGTVAGTRVRVAGVGNIGSTYADVANVLGADVAAYDPYADEPCFHRTGARRVHSLEALVADAEVFAPTVPLTDATEGLITADLIHALPEGCVVVLITRAGVVDMDAVRERVLADEIALAADVWDEEPLALEDPLLDRHNVVHTPHIAGRTRDANESWAELLDAHFRAAE from the coding sequence GTGACCAGATCCATCGTCGTCGGGCCGCTGTTCGAAGACGTCTGGCCGCTGGCCGCCGACCACCTTCGAACGTTGTGGACCGAGCGCGGTCCCGTCGACTATTATCGGCTCGAGGAGACACCCGATCGGCTAACGGCGGTCCTCGACGAACCCGGGTCCATAACCGAGATCGCTGCCCTCGGCGTTCCGGTCACCGATGCAGACATCGAAGCCCTTTCTGGGCTCGAGTCGGCGTTCGTCATGACCGATTCGATGTACGCGGTCGACGAGTCGGTTCACGACCGCCTGCGCGAGCGCGGGGTCACCGTCCTCGATCACACGAACGAAGGGTTCTGGGCGCAGTCGGTTGCAGAGTTCGGCATCGGTCTCACTATCGATGCGCTCCGCCAGATCCCGCAGAAACACTCTCGAATGATCGAGAGCCACGATCCCTGGGATCTCGACCAGCTCGACAACGACGTGCCGGGTGCGAACGGTCACCAATTCGCTGACGATCCCCGGTTCACTAACGGTACCGTCGCCGGAACTCGAGTCCGCGTCGCCGGAGTCGGGAACATCGGAAGCACCTACGCTGACGTCGCGAACGTCCTCGGCGCGGACGTTGCCGCCTACGACCCCTACGCCGACGAACCGTGCTTCCACCGTACCGGCGCGCGGCGCGTTCACTCGCTCGAGGCGCTGGTCGCGGACGCCGAGGTGTTCGCGCCTACGGTTCCCCTGACCGACGCCACCGAGGGACTGATCACGGCCGACCTGATTCACGCGCTACCCGAGGGCTGTGTCGTCGTCCTGATCACGCGCGCTGGCGTCGTCGACATGGACGCGGTTCGCGAGCGCGTCCTCGCCGACGAGATCGCCCTCGCGGCGGACGTTTGGGACGAAGAACCACTGGCTCTCGAGGATCCACTGCTCGACCGGCACAACGTCGTTCACACCCCCCACATCGCGGGACGAACGCGGGACGCCAACGAGTCGTGGGCCGAGTTGCTAGACGCTCACTTTCGGGCCGCGGAGTAA